The Chlamydia trachomatis A/HAR-13 nucleotide sequence CATGGGTTGTCTGCTAAACATAAGTTTCTTATACAGAATTGTTTGGCTGCAGGGGTGGTTCTTCCTATTATGTTCGCATATAAAGAAAGTTTTCTTAGTTTTCATCTTCCTTTTCTAGGAATCGTTTCTTTGCCACATCATTGGTGGAGCTATCTACTCAGTTTTGCTATTGCAACATTGGCTATTGTTGGAACGAGCAATTCAGTCAATCTCACTGATGGATTGGATGGACTTGCGGCAGGAGCTATGGTGATAGCCTGCTTAGGGATGCTTGTCGTTGCTTGTACTAATGGAGCTCCTTGGGCCTTCATTTGTTGTGTTCTTCTAGCTACCTTAGCTGGAAGTTGTCTTGGATTTTTACGTTACAACAAGTCTCCTGCCCGTGTCTTTATGGGAGATACAGGATCTTTGTTTTTAGGAGCCATGCTCGGTATGTGTGCTGTATTATTACGAGCAGAGTTTCTTCTCTTGTTTATGGGAGGGATTTTTGTTCTGGAATCACTATCTGTGATTGTACAAGTCGGAAGTTATAAATTAAGAAAGAAACGAGTCTTTCTTTGTGCCCCTTTACACCATCATTATGAGTATAAGGGGTTATCAGAAAAGGCTGTAGTGAGGAATTTCTTAATTGTCGAGCTTATTTGTGTAGTAGTTGGGATCATTGCAGTATTTGTGGATTAGAGGAGAGTTAGATGGGATTGGAGCGTGTTGTCGTTATCGGCCTAGGTGTCTCTGGGAGGTCTATTGCGCATTTTCTAGCTCAAAAAGGTGTATGTGTATTGGGTGTAGACAAGTCGCTTCATGCACTTCAGAATTGCCCGTATATTCAGGAAAAATATTTGGAGAACGAAGAGTTCCCTTCACAGGTGGATTATGTTGTTCGTTCTCCAGGAGTATCCAAGGAGCATCCTTGGGTACAGGCTGCGATAGCCTCGCACATTCCTGTCATGGCAGATATTCAGTTAGCTTTTCAAACAGAAAAATTTACAGAAAGAGAGTCGTTAGCAATCACAGGGACTACAGGTAAGACAACCACAATATTATTTTTAGAATACTTATTCAAACGGTCTGGGATTCCTGCTTTCGCTATGGGGAATGTAGGAATTCCTATTTTAGATGGTATGCAGAATCCTGGAGTGCGGATTGTTGAAATCAGCTCTTTCCAGCTCGCTGATCAAGAAAAATCCTATCCTGTCTTATCTGGAGGAATGATTCTAAATATCTCAGATAACCATTTAGATTATCATGGGAATTTCTCTGAGTATTTTCAAGCCAAGCAAAATCTTGCTTTATGTATGCGTAATCCCGATGACCTTTGGGTAGGAGATGAGCGTTTTTACGGCCACTTGTATTTAGAAGAAGTACAGAAGTATATGCGTTTATTAGATAAAGAAAGTGCATTAAAACCATTGTACTTGCATGATAAGTACAACTACTGTTGTGCCTATCTGCTTGCTAAAACAGAATTCCCAATATCCGAAACTAGCTTTATAGAAGCTGTGGCTACTTTTAACAAGCCTCCTCACAGGATGGAATATTTGGGGCAAAAGCAAGGCATACATTATATCAATGATAGTAAGGCAACCACGGTGAGTGCTACAGAAACAGCTCTTTTAGGGGTTGGGAATCAGGCAATTGTGATTCTTGGAGGAAGAAATAAGGGATGCACGTTCTCTTCGCTTCTTCCCGCTTTGCGAAAAGCTGCGAAGAGTGTAGTCGCTATGGGAGAGTGCGCTCAGGAGATCGCTCGAGATCTAGAAGAGTTCCCTGTAACCGTAGTGAAAAATTTATCTGAGGCTTTACTATGTGCTGAAGAGCAAGCAGTGCCTGGAGATGTGATTGTATTGTCTCCGGCTTGTGCTAGCTTTGATCAATTCCGTAGCTATGAAGAGCGAGGGGCAATGTTTAAGCAGTTGGTTGGGATGGAAGAGGTTCTTTTATGAATCGTAGAAACACGATGATTGTAGCAACTGCTGTGAATGCAGTGCTATTGGCAGTGCTGTTTATGACCGCGCGCCATTCAGAGCAAGAAATAGAGTATTCTCAGAAAATAGCTCCTATTAAAATCTTAGAGCCCGTTCCGGTTGTTGATAAGGCTCCAGAGAAGTTAGAGAAAAAGCCTGAGGTGATTGCGAAGCCTTCTCAGGTCGTTAGAAATCCTGTCGTTTCTAAAGCTGAACTTGCTGCGCAATTTGCAGACAAAAATCCTAAGACAGAGAAGGAATCTAGTGGGGGCTCTAAAGAGATTTCATCTACCCCTGTAGAATCGACGACTCCTGTCGCTCCAGAAATTTCTGTTGTGAACGCTAAGGTAGTAGAGAAAACTCCTGAAAAAGAGGAATTCTCTACTGTTATTGTTAAGAAAGGAGACTTTTTAGAACGTATAGCTAGATCCAATCACACTACAGTTTCTGCATTGATGCAGTTGAATGACTTATCTTCGACACAGTTACAGATAGGACAAGTGTTACGAGTTCCTAAAACGAATAAGACAGAGAAGGATCTTCAAGTGAAGACTCCAAATCTGGAAGATTACTATGTAGTCAAGGAAGGAGATAGTCCTTGGGCCATTGCATTGAGTAATGGTATTCGTTTGGATGAGCTGTTGAAGTTAAATGGATTAGATGAGCAGAAAGCTCGTAGATTACGTCCAGGGGATAGATTACGAATTCGATAAATCTCTGGAATTATTATGAAATGGTTCCTGATTTCCTGTTTATTAGGAATTTTTTCTCTCGGGCTGATCATGGTGTTTGATACCTCATCAGCAGAGGTTTTGGATCGAGCTTTGTCGTGTAGTACACACAAAGCTCTGATCCGGCAGATTACTTATCTTGGATTGGGACTTGGTATCGCTTCATTTGTGTACATCTTAGGATGGAAGGATTTCTTGAAAATGAGCCCTATGTTGCTGATTTTCTTGGGGATTACTCTTGTTTTGGTTCTTATTCCAGGTATTGGTGTTTGTAGAAATGGAGCTAAGCGTTGGCTAGGAGTGGGGCAGTTAACTTTACAGCCTTCTGAATTTGTTAAATATTTAGTTCCATGTGTTGCTATCGAATGTTTAACAACAAAACCTTCTATTCGTAGTAGTTTTAAACGATTCGTAGCTTTTGTTGCTCTGTTGTTTATCCCCATTATGTTGATAGCGATTGAACCTGACAATGGATCTGCGGCCGTGATCTCATTTTCCTTAATTCCAGTTTTTATCGTAACTGCAGTGCGATTACGCTATTGGCTGCTTCCTTTGCTATGTATTCTGTGTATTGGAGGTACATTTGCCTATCGGCTCCCTTATGTTCAGAATCGTTTGCAAGTTTACCTACATCCTGAATTAGATATTAAAGGAAGAGGCCATCAACCTTACCAAGCTAAAATTGCAGCAGGCTCTGGAAGAGTGTTTGGTAAAGGTCCAGGAAAAGGATTACAAAAATTAACTTATCTTCCAGAAGCTCAGAATGATTACATTGCTGCTATTTACGCAGAAGAGTTTGGATTTATTGGGATGCTCCTATTGATTCTTCTCTACATGGGATTTATTTATAGCGGGTATGTCATTGCAATGCGAGCCTCCCTTTTATCTGGAGCGGCTCTTGCTATTTCAATCACTGTGATTATTGGGATGCAAGCTTTTATTAACTTGGGTGTTGTTTCTGGGTTATTGCCTAGCAAGGGAGTGAACCTTCCATTTTTTAGTCAGGGAGGCTCTTCTCTAATTGCTAATATGTGTGGCATGGGATTGCTATTAAGGATATGTGATGAAGAAAATCAACAAAATCGTATTGGCAGTGGGGGGAACAGGAGGGCACATTATCCCTGCTCTAGCAGCAAGAGAGACTTTTATTCATGAAGACATAGAAGTCTTACTTTTAGGGAAAGGATTAGCTCATTTTTTAGGGGATGATTCAGAGGTCGCCTATTGTGATATCCCTTCAGGATCGCCTTTTTCTTTGCGTGTCAATCGGATGTTCTCTGGGGCTAAGCAGTTATATAAAGGTTATGTCGCAGCTCTACAAAAGATCAGAGATTTTACTCCTGATTTAGCAATAGGATTTGGGAGTTACCATTCCTTACCTGCTATGCTTGCTTCTATAAGAAGTAGGATTCCTCTTTTTCTGCATGAACAGAATATTGTTCCTGGGAAAGTGAATAAGTTATTTTCACGTTTTGCTAAAGGTGTAGGGATGTCTTTTGCAGCAGCAGGGGAACATTTCCATTGCCGAGCCGAAGAAGTCTTTCTCCCTATCAGGAAACTGTCTGAGCAGATCGTTTTCCCTGGAGCTTCTCCTGTCATTTGTGTGGTAGGAGGATCCCAAGGAGCAAAAATTTTAAATGATGTTGTTCCAAAAGCCTTGGCTCGTATTCGAGAAAGTTATTCGAATTTATATGTTCATCATATTGTAGGGCCTAAAGGAGACCTTCAAGCGGTTTCTCAAGTTTATCAAGATGCTGGTATCAATCATACAGTTACCGCATTTGATCACAATATGCTCGGCGTACTACAGGCAAGCGATTTAGTGATTAGTAGATCTGGAGCAACGATGCTTAATGAGTTGCTTTGGGTTCAGGTGCCTGCCATTCTTATTCCTTATCCAGGTGCTTATGGACATCAAGAAGTGAATGCAAAATTCTTCACGCATACTGTAGGTGGAGGGACTATGATTTTGCAGAAGTATTTAACAGAAGAAAGTTTGAGTAAGCAGGT carries:
- the murG gene encoding undecaprenyldiphospho-muramoylpentapeptide beta-N-acetylglucosaminyltransferase is translated as MKKINKIVLAVGGTGGHIIPALAARETFIHEDIEVLLLGKGLAHFLGDDSEVAYCDIPSGSPFSLRVNRMFSGAKQLYKGYVAALQKIRDFTPDLAIGFGSYHSLPAMLASIRSRIPLFLHEQNIVPGKVNKLFSRFAKGVGMSFAAAGEHFHCRAEEVFLPIRKLSEQIVFPGASPVICVVGGSQGAKILNDVVPKALARIRESYSNLYVHHIVGPKGDLQAVSQVYQDAGINHTVTAFDHNMLGVLQASDLVISRSGATMLNELLWVQVPAILIPYPGAYGHQEVNAKFFTHTVGGGTMILQKYLTEESLSKQVLLALDPATSENRRKAMLSAQQKKSFKSLYQFICESL
- the mraY gene encoding phospho-N-acetylmuramoyl-pentapeptide-transferase; protein product: MLPLTYVVKAFSIGLFFSLFLMKPLISWLKKQGFQDHIHKDHCEKLEELHKDKAYIPTAGGIVFVFASVLAVLLLFPIQLWSTWFCIGTILLWGALGWCDDQIKNRRRVGHGLSAKHKFLIQNCLAAGVVLPIMFAYKESFLSFHLPFLGIVSLPHHWWSYLLSFAIATLAIVGTSNSVNLTDGLDGLAAGAMVIACLGMLVVACTNGAPWAFICCVLLATLAGSCLGFLRYNKSPARVFMGDTGSLFLGAMLGMCAVLLRAEFLLLFMGGIFVLESLSVIVQVGSYKLRKKRVFLCAPLHHHYEYKGLSEKAVVRNFLIVELICVVVGIIAVFVD
- the ftsW gene encoding putative lipid II flippase FtsW; protein product: MKWFLISCLLGIFSLGLIMVFDTSSAEVLDRALSCSTHKALIRQITYLGLGLGIASFVYILGWKDFLKMSPMLLIFLGITLVLVLIPGIGVCRNGAKRWLGVGQLTLQPSEFVKYLVPCVAIECLTTKPSIRSSFKRFVAFVALLFIPIMLIAIEPDNGSAAVISFSLIPVFIVTAVRLRYWLLPLLCILCIGGTFAYRLPYVQNRLQVYLHPELDIKGRGHQPYQAKIAAGSGRVFGKGPGKGLQKLTYLPEAQNDYIAAIYAEEFGFIGMLLLILLYMGFIYSGYVIAMRASLLSGAALAISITVIIGMQAFINLGVVSGLLPSKGVNLPFFSQGGSSLIANMCGMGLLLRICDEENQQNRIGSGGNRRAHYPCSSSKRDFYS
- the murD gene encoding UDP-N-acetylmuramoyl-L-alanine--D-glutamate ligase, producing the protein MGLERVVVIGLGVSGRSIAHFLAQKGVCVLGVDKSLHALQNCPYIQEKYLENEEFPSQVDYVVRSPGVSKEHPWVQAAIASHIPVMADIQLAFQTEKFTERESLAITGTTGKTTTILFLEYLFKRSGIPAFAMGNVGIPILDGMQNPGVRIVEISSFQLADQEKSYPVLSGGMILNISDNHLDYHGNFSEYFQAKQNLALCMRNPDDLWVGDERFYGHLYLEEVQKYMRLLDKESALKPLYLHDKYNYCCAYLLAKTEFPISETSFIEAVATFNKPPHRMEYLGQKQGIHYINDSKATTVSATETALLGVGNQAIVILGGRNKGCTFSSLLPALRKAAKSVVAMGECAQEIARDLEEFPVTVVKNLSEALLCAEEQAVPGDVIVLSPACASFDQFRSYEERGAMFKQLVGMEEVLL
- a CDS encoding LysM peptidoglycan-binding domain-containing protein; protein product: MNRRNTMIVATAVNAVLLAVLFMTARHSEQEIEYSQKIAPIKILEPVPVVDKAPEKLEKKPEVIAKPSQVVRNPVVSKAELAAQFADKNPKTEKESSGGSKEISSTPVESTTPVAPEISVVNAKVVEKTPEKEEFSTVIVKKGDFLERIARSNHTTVSALMQLNDLSSTQLQIGQVLRVPKTNKTEKDLQVKTPNLEDYYVVKEGDSPWAIALSNGIRLDELLKLNGLDEQKARRLRPGDRLRIR